In one window of Brassica rapa cultivar Chiifu-401-42 chromosome A07, CAAS_Brap_v3.01, whole genome shotgun sequence DNA:
- the LOC103831607 gene encoding cysteine-rich receptor-like protein kinase 10, protein MVTRNSHKSDLGMTKSMNFFQNIIKPFKRSSNRGIEDDIERIAALEQKVFPFQVLVSATKDFNPTHKLGEGGFGPVFKGRLPDGRDIAVKKLSQASRQGKREFVNEAKLLAKVQHRNVVNLWGYCTHGEDKLLVYEYVANESLDKVLFKSNRRSEIDWKQRFEIITGVARGLLYLHEDAPNCIIHRDIKAGNILLDEKWVPKIADFGMARLFQEDATHVNTRVAGTNGYMAPEYVMHGALSVKADVFSFGVVVLELISGQKNSSFSLKHADQTLLEWAYRLYKKGRTMEMVDPDIAASADPDQVRLCVQIGLLCVQGDPHQRPAMRRVSLLLSRKPGHLEEPERPGVPGSRYRRRTHHRPSGTSSVGTLSTTGSSTDSFGSNLNTNSGTGTGRATPVSARTPTRGHATRSAGASSSSDPHGKRPMTSY, encoded by the exons ATGGTCACAAGGAACTCTCACAAGAGTGATCTGGGCATGACCAAGTCCATGAATTTCTTCCAGAACATCATCAAACCCTTCAAACGCAGCTCCAATCGAG gTATTGAAGACGATATCGAGAGAATCGCTGCTCTCGAGCAGAAAGTCTTCCCCTTTCAAGTCCTAGTCTCCGCTACCAAGGATTTCAACCCGACCCACAAGCTCGGCGAAGGTGGATTCGGACCCGTCTTCAAG GGAAGGTTACCTGACGGGAGAGACATAGCAGTGAAGAAGCTATCTCAGGCCTCAAGGCAAGGGAAGAGAGAGTTTGTTAACGAGGCCAAGTTGTTAGCTAAAGTCCAGCATCGTAATGTCGTTAACCTCTGGGGCTATTGCACTCACGGTGAGGATAAGCTCTTGGTCTACGAGTACGTCGCTAACGAAAGCCTTGACAAAGTCCTCTTCA AGTCTAACAGAAGATCGGAGATAGACTGGAAGCAGAGGTTTGAGATCATAACAGGCGTTGCTCGAGGACTGCTCTATCTCCATGAAGACGCGCCTAACTGCATTATCCACAGAGACATCAAGGCTGGCAACATTTTGCTCGATGAGAAGTGGGTTCCCAAGATTGCTGATTTTGGGATGGCTAGGCTCTTTCAGGAGGACGCAACGCACGTCAACACTCGCGTCGCTGGAACCAA TGGTTACATGGCGCCTGAGTATGTAATGCACGGTGCTCTATCGGTAAAAGCAGACGTGTTCAGCTTTGGTGTTGTGGTTCTTGAGCTCATCAGTGGGCAAAAGAACTCCAGTTTTAGTCTGAAACACGCTGACCAAACTCTTCTCGAATGG GCATATAGGTTGTACAAGAAAGGCAGGACCATGGAGATGGTAGACCCGGACATAGCAGCCTCGGCTGATCCAGACCAAGTCAGACTCTGCGTTCAGATCGGACTGCTATGTGTACAAGGCGACCCTCACCAGAGACCAGCTATGAGAAGAGTGTCTTTGCTTCTCTCGAGAAAACCAGGACATCTAGAAGAGCCAGAGCGTCCTGGCGTCCCGGGGTCTAGATACCGACGTAGAACGCATCACCGTCCTTCAGGAACATCCTCGGTTGGTACATTGTCGACGACGGGATCGAGTACAGATTCGTTTGGCTCGAACTTGAACACGAACAGTGGAACTGGAACAGGTAGAGCTACTCCAGTTTCTGCTAGGACACCGACACGGGGTCACGCCACTAGAAGTGCAGGTGCCAGCTCTAGCTCGGATCCTCATGGTAAACGGCCTATGACGAGTTATTGA
- the LOC103831609 gene encoding myosin-binding protein 2 isoform X2 — MAANRFATLIHRKTNRITLVLVYAFLEWTLISFILLNSLFSYFILRFADYFGLKRPCLLCCRLDRFFDPSGKSPSHRDLLCGDHVHALEISTVPSKPLSESKGSDESFVVFPEELVSCAPIEPDLRDDKGYSFTANLIGDDVQVHNGRLFTERSRSIFVLEEHVGSKHLIDSQERNEQETEEKVIDEEETEEKIVDDDDEFSCFVSSFDCNREVIVTEKEEEEEEENRVDLATEDKPAPATNLEFYIDDQDCHLIPVEEFYKPSEEVREISDVNGDFILDFGAEPDFTAAAAEEDVRLSSDEISALSKHEEAETNQGDLLMSVCPDQQQQPEPDFSAAAAAAGEVEDVGLSSTFPSPGESEPENAETTQGDLLMFVCPDQQQQSEPDFAATAAATAEEDVGLSSDEAVPLPGESKQDEAETKQDSPTDDESLQTQTDDEETDADVSIGTEIPDHEQVGDDQSRQLIIPQDNNDDDDNDHGNDTLEFRTVDIETRRPVLHANKERLLETSNCLHNAMFQLDRTEPEPNLEGSLTVAKLKSELEEERKALNALYEELEEERSASATAANETMAMINRLHEEKAAMQMEALQYQRMMEEQSEFDQEALQLLNEVIVKREKEIAELEKELEVCRKRLEEYEAKERMGMMMRRMRDSSVDSYRNNEGSDENNGEFGHKSVEGESEMENTPVDVVLRLDECLDDYEGERLSILGRLKFLEEKLTALNDEEDDEEEAKTFESNGSINGNGHVHEKETNGKHRVLKSKRLLPLFDAVDGEIGNGDHYENGVDESEKGEIVNVEEEVDELYERLEALEADREFLRHCVGSLKKGDKGVHLLHEILQHLRDLKNIDLIRVRENEDMSY, encoded by the exons ATGGCGGCCAACAGATTCGCGACCTTGATCCACCGCAAAACCAACCGGATCACTCTCGTCCTCGTCTACGCTTTCCTCGAGTGGACTCTCATCTCTTTCATCCTCCtcaactctctcttctcttatttCATCCTCAGATTCGCTGATTACTTCGGCCTCAAGCGACCTTGCCTCCTCTGCTGTAGACTCGATCGGTTCTTCGACCCCTCAGGGAAATCTCCTTCCCACAGAGATCTCCTCTGCGGTGATCACGTTCACGCCCTCGAGATTTCTACAGTTCCCTCGAAACCTCTTTCTGAATCCAAAGGCTCCGATGAGTCCTTTGTTGTGTTCCCTGAGGAGTTGGTCTCTTGTGCTCCGATCGAGCCTGATCTGAGGGATGATAAAGGTTATAGCTTTACGGCGAATCTGATCGGAGATGATGTTCAGGTTCACAATGGTCGGCTTTTCACCGAACGGTCCCGATCTATCTTCGTCTTGGAGGAACACGTAGGATCCAAGCATTTGATTGATTCTCAGGAACGAAATGAACAAGAAACAGAGGAGAAG gttattgatgaagaagaaacagaggagaagattgttgatgatgatgatgagttcTCTTGCTTTGTATCGAGTTTCGACTGTAACAGAGAAGTTATTGTAACGgagaaggaggaagaagaagaagaagaaaacagagtGGATCTAGCTACGGAGGATAAACCTGCGCCGGCGACGAACCTAGAGTTCTACATTGACGACCAGGACTGCCATTTGATTCCTGTCGAAGAATTCTACAAACCGAGCGAGGAAGTCCGAGAGATCTCCGACGTTAACGGTGACTTTATCCTCGATTTCGGCGCCGAACCTGATTtcacggcggcggcggcggaggaagACGTGAGGTTATCTTCCGACGAGATCTCCGCGTTATCGAAACATGAAGAGGCTGAAACAAATCAAGGTGATTTGTTAATGTCTGTTTGTCCtgatcaacaacaacaacctgAACCTGACTTCTccgcggcggcggcggcggcagGGGAGGTGGAAGACGTGGGATTATCTTCCACGTTTCCCTCGCCGGGAGAATCGGAACCGGAGAACGCTGAGACGACTCAAGGTGATTTGTTAATGTTTGTTTGTCCtgatcaacaacaacaatccgAACCTGACTTCGCGGCAACGGCGGCGGCGACGGCGGAGGAAGACGTGGGGTTATCTTCAGACGAGGCGGTTCCCTTGCCGGGAGAATCAAAACAGGACGAGGCTGAGACGAAACAAG ATTCTCCGACAGATGATGAGTCATTGCAAACGCAGACCGACGACGAAGAAACAGACGCAGACGTTTCAATAGGAACAGAGATTCCTGATCACGAGCAAGTCGGAGATGACCAATCCCGCCAACTCATCATTCCTCAAGACAACAACGACGACGACGACAATGATCATGGTAACGACACGTTGGAGTTCAGAACAGTTGATATCGAGACAAGGAGACCTGTCTTACACGCCAACAAAGAGCGGCTTCTCGAAACTTCAAACTGTCTACACAACGCTATGTTTCAACTAGATCGAACAGAACCAGAACCCAACCTTGAAGGATCACTCACCGTGGCCAAGCTGAAGTCGGAGTTAGAAGAAGAGCGAAAGGCTCTCAACGCTCTATACGAGGAGCTGGAGGAAGAGAGGAGCGCGTCCGCCACCGCAGCCAACGAAACAATGGCGATGATCAATCGATTACACGAGGAGAAAGCCGCGATGCAGATGGAGGCGCTGCAGTACCAGAGGATGATGGAGGAGCAGTCAGAGTTCGATCAAGAAGCCTTGCAGCTATTAAACGAAGTCATCGTGAAACGAGAGAAGGAGATTGCAGAGCTGGAGAAGGAGCTAGAGGTCTGTAGAAAGAGATTGGAGGAGTATGAGGCTAAAGAGAGGATGGGGATGATGATGAGGAGAATGAGAGACTCCTCCGTTGATTCGTATAGAAACAATGAGGGTTCAGATGAGAACAACGGAGAGTTTGGGCATAAGAGCGTTGAAGGAGAGAGTGAGATGGAGAACACTCCCGTTGATGTTGTGCTTCGTCTTGATGAGTGTTTAGATGATTACGAAGGAGAGAGGCTTTCTATTCTTGGGAGGTTGAAGTTTCTTGAAGAGAAACTCACAGCTTTGAACgatgaagaagacgatgaagaagaagctaaaACGTTTGAGAGTAATGGTAGCATCAATGGAAACGGGCATGTTCATGAAAAGGAGACCAATGGGAAGCATAGAGTCCTCAAGTCAAAGAGACTACTTCCTCTCTTTGATGCAGTGGATGGAGAGATTGGGAACGGAGACCACTATGAGAACGGGGTTGATGAATCGGAGAAAGGTGAGATTGTTAATGTGGAGGAAGAAGTGGATGAGCTATACGAGAGACTAGAAGCTTTGGAGGCGGATAGAGAGTTCTTGAGACATTGTGTTGGCTCATTGAAGAAAGGGGACAAGGGTGTTCATCTTCTCCATGAGATTCTTCAACATCTACGTGATCTCAAGAATATTGATCTAATTCGTGTAAGAGAAAATGAAGACATGAGTTATTGA
- the LOC103831609 gene encoding myosin-binding protein 2 isoform X3, which yields MAANRFATLIHRKTNRITLVLVYAFLEWTLISFILLNSLFSYFILRFADYFGLKRPCLLCCRLDRFFDPSGKSPSHRDLLCGDHVHALEISTVPSKPLSESKGSDESFVVFPEELVSCAPIEPDLRDDKGYSFTANLIGDDVQVHNGRLFTERSRSIFVLEEHVGSKHLIDSQERNEQETEEKVVDEEEEEETEEKVIDEEETEEKIVDDDDEFSCFVSSFDCNREVIVTEKEEEEEEENRVDLATEDKPAPATNLEFYIDDQDCHLIPVEEFYKPSEEVREISDVNGDFILDFGAEPDFTAAAAEEDVRLSSDEISAFPSPGESEPENAETTQGDLLMFVCPDQQQQSEPDFAATAAATAEEDVGLSSDEAVPLPGESKQDEAETKQDSPTDDESLQTQTDDEETDADVSIGTEIPDHEQVGDDQSRQLIIPQDNNDDDDNDHGNDTLEFRTVDIETRRPVLHANKERLLETSNCLHNAMFQLDRTEPEPNLEGSLTVAKLKSELEEERKALNALYEELEEERSASATAANETMAMINRLHEEKAAMQMEALQYQRMMEEQSEFDQEALQLLNEVIVKREKEIAELEKELEVCRKRLEEYEAKERMGMMMRRMRDSSVDSYRNNEGSDENNGEFGHKSVEGESEMENTPVDVVLRLDECLDDYEGERLSILGRLKFLEEKLTALNDEEDDEEEAKTFESNGSINGNGHVHEKETNGKHRVLKSKRLLPLFDAVDGEIGNGDHYENGVDESEKGEIVNVEEEVDELYERLEALEADREFLRHCVGSLKKGDKGVHLLHEILQHLRDLKNIDLIRVRENEDMSY from the exons ATGGCGGCCAACAGATTCGCGACCTTGATCCACCGCAAAACCAACCGGATCACTCTCGTCCTCGTCTACGCTTTCCTCGAGTGGACTCTCATCTCTTTCATCCTCCtcaactctctcttctcttatttCATCCTCAGATTCGCTGATTACTTCGGCCTCAAGCGACCTTGCCTCCTCTGCTGTAGACTCGATCGGTTCTTCGACCCCTCAGGGAAATCTCCTTCCCACAGAGATCTCCTCTGCGGTGATCACGTTCACGCCCTCGAGATTTCTACAGTTCCCTCGAAACCTCTTTCTGAATCCAAAGGCTCCGATGAGTCCTTTGTTGTGTTCCCTGAGGAGTTGGTCTCTTGTGCTCCGATCGAGCCTGATCTGAGGGATGATAAAGGTTATAGCTTTACGGCGAATCTGATCGGAGATGATGTTCAGGTTCACAATGGTCGGCTTTTCACCGAACGGTCCCGATCTATCTTCGTCTTGGAGGAACACGTAGGATCCAAGCATTTGATTGATTCTCAGGAACGAAATGAACAAGAAACAGAGGAGAAGGttgttgatgaagaagaagaagaagaaacagaggagaaggttattgatgaagaagaaacagaggagaagattgttgatgatgatgatgagttcTCTTGCTTTGTATCGAGTTTCGACTGTAACAGAGAAGTTATTGTAACGgagaaggaggaagaagaagaagaagaaaacagagtGGATCTAGCTACGGAGGATAAACCTGCGCCGGCGACGAACCTAGAGTTCTACATTGACGACCAGGACTGCCATTTGATTCCTGTCGAAGAATTCTACAAACCGAGCGAGGAAGTCCGAGAGATCTCCGACGTTAACGGTGACTTTATCCTCGATTTCGGCGCCGAACCTGATTtcacggcggcggcggcggaggaagACGTGAGGTTATCTTCCGACGAGATCTCCG CGTTTCCCTCGCCGGGAGAATCGGAACCGGAGAACGCTGAGACGACTCAAGGTGATTTGTTAATGTTTGTTTGTCCtgatcaacaacaacaatccgAACCTGACTTCGCGGCAACGGCGGCGGCGACGGCGGAGGAAGACGTGGGGTTATCTTCAGACGAGGCGGTTCCCTTGCCGGGAGAATCAAAACAGGACGAGGCTGAGACGAAACAAG ATTCTCCGACAGATGATGAGTCATTGCAAACGCAGACCGACGACGAAGAAACAGACGCAGACGTTTCAATAGGAACAGAGATTCCTGATCACGAGCAAGTCGGAGATGACCAATCCCGCCAACTCATCATTCCTCAAGACAACAACGACGACGACGACAATGATCATGGTAACGACACGTTGGAGTTCAGAACAGTTGATATCGAGACAAGGAGACCTGTCTTACACGCCAACAAAGAGCGGCTTCTCGAAACTTCAAACTGTCTACACAACGCTATGTTTCAACTAGATCGAACAGAACCAGAACCCAACCTTGAAGGATCACTCACCGTGGCCAAGCTGAAGTCGGAGTTAGAAGAAGAGCGAAAGGCTCTCAACGCTCTATACGAGGAGCTGGAGGAAGAGAGGAGCGCGTCCGCCACCGCAGCCAACGAAACAATGGCGATGATCAATCGATTACACGAGGAGAAAGCCGCGATGCAGATGGAGGCGCTGCAGTACCAGAGGATGATGGAGGAGCAGTCAGAGTTCGATCAAGAAGCCTTGCAGCTATTAAACGAAGTCATCGTGAAACGAGAGAAGGAGATTGCAGAGCTGGAGAAGGAGCTAGAGGTCTGTAGAAAGAGATTGGAGGAGTATGAGGCTAAAGAGAGGATGGGGATGATGATGAGGAGAATGAGAGACTCCTCCGTTGATTCGTATAGAAACAATGAGGGTTCAGATGAGAACAACGGAGAGTTTGGGCATAAGAGCGTTGAAGGAGAGAGTGAGATGGAGAACACTCCCGTTGATGTTGTGCTTCGTCTTGATGAGTGTTTAGATGATTACGAAGGAGAGAGGCTTTCTATTCTTGGGAGGTTGAAGTTTCTTGAAGAGAAACTCACAGCTTTGAACgatgaagaagacgatgaagaagaagctaaaACGTTTGAGAGTAATGGTAGCATCAATGGAAACGGGCATGTTCATGAAAAGGAGACCAATGGGAAGCATAGAGTCCTCAAGTCAAAGAGACTACTTCCTCTCTTTGATGCAGTGGATGGAGAGATTGGGAACGGAGACCACTATGAGAACGGGGTTGATGAATCGGAGAAAGGTGAGATTGTTAATGTGGAGGAAGAAGTGGATGAGCTATACGAGAGACTAGAAGCTTTGGAGGCGGATAGAGAGTTCTTGAGACATTGTGTTGGCTCATTGAAGAAAGGGGACAAGGGTGTTCATCTTCTCCATGAGATTCTTCAACATCTACGTGATCTCAAGAATATTGATCTAATTCGTGTAAGAGAAAATGAAGACATGAGTTATTGA
- the LOC103831609 gene encoding myosin-binding protein 2 isoform X1 has translation MAANRFATLIHRKTNRITLVLVYAFLEWTLISFILLNSLFSYFILRFADYFGLKRPCLLCCRLDRFFDPSGKSPSHRDLLCGDHVHALEISTVPSKPLSESKGSDESFVVFPEELVSCAPIEPDLRDDKGYSFTANLIGDDVQVHNGRLFTERSRSIFVLEEHVGSKHLIDSQERNEQETEEKVVDEEEEEETEEKVIDEEETEEKIVDDDDEFSCFVSSFDCNREVIVTEKEEEEEEENRVDLATEDKPAPATNLEFYIDDQDCHLIPVEEFYKPSEEVREISDVNGDFILDFGAEPDFTAAAAEEDVRLSSDEISALSKHEEAETNQGDLLMSVCPDQQQQPEPDFSAAAAAAGEVEDVGLSSTFPSPGESEPENAETTQGDLLMFVCPDQQQQSEPDFAATAAATAEEDVGLSSDEAVPLPGESKQDEAETKQDSPTDDESLQTQTDDEETDADVSIGTEIPDHEQVGDDQSRQLIIPQDNNDDDDNDHGNDTLEFRTVDIETRRPVLHANKERLLETSNCLHNAMFQLDRTEPEPNLEGSLTVAKLKSELEEERKALNALYEELEEERSASATAANETMAMINRLHEEKAAMQMEALQYQRMMEEQSEFDQEALQLLNEVIVKREKEIAELEKELEVCRKRLEEYEAKERMGMMMRRMRDSSVDSYRNNEGSDENNGEFGHKSVEGESEMENTPVDVVLRLDECLDDYEGERLSILGRLKFLEEKLTALNDEEDDEEEAKTFESNGSINGNGHVHEKETNGKHRVLKSKRLLPLFDAVDGEIGNGDHYENGVDESEKGEIVNVEEEVDELYERLEALEADREFLRHCVGSLKKGDKGVHLLHEILQHLRDLKNIDLIRVRENEDMSY, from the exons ATGGCGGCCAACAGATTCGCGACCTTGATCCACCGCAAAACCAACCGGATCACTCTCGTCCTCGTCTACGCTTTCCTCGAGTGGACTCTCATCTCTTTCATCCTCCtcaactctctcttctcttatttCATCCTCAGATTCGCTGATTACTTCGGCCTCAAGCGACCTTGCCTCCTCTGCTGTAGACTCGATCGGTTCTTCGACCCCTCAGGGAAATCTCCTTCCCACAGAGATCTCCTCTGCGGTGATCACGTTCACGCCCTCGAGATTTCTACAGTTCCCTCGAAACCTCTTTCTGAATCCAAAGGCTCCGATGAGTCCTTTGTTGTGTTCCCTGAGGAGTTGGTCTCTTGTGCTCCGATCGAGCCTGATCTGAGGGATGATAAAGGTTATAGCTTTACGGCGAATCTGATCGGAGATGATGTTCAGGTTCACAATGGTCGGCTTTTCACCGAACGGTCCCGATCTATCTTCGTCTTGGAGGAACACGTAGGATCCAAGCATTTGATTGATTCTCAGGAACGAAATGAACAAGAAACAGAGGAGAAGGttgttgatgaagaagaagaagaagaaacagaggagaaggttattgatgaagaagaaacagaggagaagattgttgatgatgatgatgagttcTCTTGCTTTGTATCGAGTTTCGACTGTAACAGAGAAGTTATTGTAACGgagaaggaggaagaagaagaagaagaaaacagagtGGATCTAGCTACGGAGGATAAACCTGCGCCGGCGACGAACCTAGAGTTCTACATTGACGACCAGGACTGCCATTTGATTCCTGTCGAAGAATTCTACAAACCGAGCGAGGAAGTCCGAGAGATCTCCGACGTTAACGGTGACTTTATCCTCGATTTCGGCGCCGAACCTGATTtcacggcggcggcggcggaggaagACGTGAGGTTATCTTCCGACGAGATCTCCGCGTTATCGAAACATGAAGAGGCTGAAACAAATCAAGGTGATTTGTTAATGTCTGTTTGTCCtgatcaacaacaacaacctgAACCTGACTTCTccgcggcggcggcggcggcagGGGAGGTGGAAGACGTGGGATTATCTTCCACGTTTCCCTCGCCGGGAGAATCGGAACCGGAGAACGCTGAGACGACTCAAGGTGATTTGTTAATGTTTGTTTGTCCtgatcaacaacaacaatccgAACCTGACTTCGCGGCAACGGCGGCGGCGACGGCGGAGGAAGACGTGGGGTTATCTTCAGACGAGGCGGTTCCCTTGCCGGGAGAATCAAAACAGGACGAGGCTGAGACGAAACAAG ATTCTCCGACAGATGATGAGTCATTGCAAACGCAGACCGACGACGAAGAAACAGACGCAGACGTTTCAATAGGAACAGAGATTCCTGATCACGAGCAAGTCGGAGATGACCAATCCCGCCAACTCATCATTCCTCAAGACAACAACGACGACGACGACAATGATCATGGTAACGACACGTTGGAGTTCAGAACAGTTGATATCGAGACAAGGAGACCTGTCTTACACGCCAACAAAGAGCGGCTTCTCGAAACTTCAAACTGTCTACACAACGCTATGTTTCAACTAGATCGAACAGAACCAGAACCCAACCTTGAAGGATCACTCACCGTGGCCAAGCTGAAGTCGGAGTTAGAAGAAGAGCGAAAGGCTCTCAACGCTCTATACGAGGAGCTGGAGGAAGAGAGGAGCGCGTCCGCCACCGCAGCCAACGAAACAATGGCGATGATCAATCGATTACACGAGGAGAAAGCCGCGATGCAGATGGAGGCGCTGCAGTACCAGAGGATGATGGAGGAGCAGTCAGAGTTCGATCAAGAAGCCTTGCAGCTATTAAACGAAGTCATCGTGAAACGAGAGAAGGAGATTGCAGAGCTGGAGAAGGAGCTAGAGGTCTGTAGAAAGAGATTGGAGGAGTATGAGGCTAAAGAGAGGATGGGGATGATGATGAGGAGAATGAGAGACTCCTCCGTTGATTCGTATAGAAACAATGAGGGTTCAGATGAGAACAACGGAGAGTTTGGGCATAAGAGCGTTGAAGGAGAGAGTGAGATGGAGAACACTCCCGTTGATGTTGTGCTTCGTCTTGATGAGTGTTTAGATGATTACGAAGGAGAGAGGCTTTCTATTCTTGGGAGGTTGAAGTTTCTTGAAGAGAAACTCACAGCTTTGAACgatgaagaagacgatgaagaagaagctaaaACGTTTGAGAGTAATGGTAGCATCAATGGAAACGGGCATGTTCATGAAAAGGAGACCAATGGGAAGCATAGAGTCCTCAAGTCAAAGAGACTACTTCCTCTCTTTGATGCAGTGGATGGAGAGATTGGGAACGGAGACCACTATGAGAACGGGGTTGATGAATCGGAGAAAGGTGAGATTGTTAATGTGGAGGAAGAAGTGGATGAGCTATACGAGAGACTAGAAGCTTTGGAGGCGGATAGAGAGTTCTTGAGACATTGTGTTGGCTCATTGAAGAAAGGGGACAAGGGTGTTCATCTTCTCCATGAGATTCTTCAACATCTACGTGATCTCAAGAATATTGATCTAATTCGTGTAAGAGAAAATGAAGACATGAGTTATTGA
- the LOC103831610 gene encoding NAD(P)H-quinone oxidoreductase subunit L, chloroplastic, which translates to MSRCCSLGLCAPNPLYSLSSRPRTRSVRAPLCITSHTKPNSNTDSLPHYVAKMRAKADDFFGANKTIFATQLGAVFATIDHPALAITGVNHEQELSSIVLDIGIISVWYFLVMPPIIMNWLRVRWYRRKFFEMYLQFMFVFMFFPGLLLWAPFLNFRKFPRDPSMKYPWDKPKDPSTIKNGYLKYPFAKPEDYDY; encoded by the exons ATGAGCCGTTGCTGCTCTCTTGGGCTCTGTGCCCCTAATCCTTTGTACTCTCTATCTTCCAGGCCTCGCACTCGCAGCGTCAGAGCTCCTCTCTGTATTACATCTCACACCAAACCCAACTCTAACACCGACTCTCTTCCTCAT TATGTTGCCAAGATGAGAGCAAAGGCCGATGACTTCTTTGGAGCAAATAAGACAATCTTTGCAACTCAACTCGGTGCAGTTTTTGCCACG ATTGATCATCCGGCATTGGCAATAACAGGAGTCAACCACGAGCAGGAACTAAGCAGCATTGTGCTCGATATCGGGATCATATCGGTTTGGTACTTCCTCGTAATGCCT CCAATCATCATGAACTGGCTGAGAGTAAGATGGTACAGAAGGAAGTTCTTTGAGATGTATTTACAGTTCATGTTCGTCTTCATGTTCTTTCCTGG GCTACTGTTATGGGCACCATTTCTCAACTTCAGAAAGTTCCCAAGAGATCCATCTATGAAGTATCCTTGGGACAAACCAAAAGACCCTTCCACTATCAAGAACGGTTACCTCAAGTACCCATTTGCAAAGCCAGAAGACTACGACTATTAA